The following are encoded together in the Micromonospora lupini genome:
- a CDS encoding class I SAM-dependent methyltransferase, whose amino-acid sequence MSLTDRDQGAASVPATPPAGGRPTGPTVADVVRAVTAGPLPVRIIGYDGSAVGPADAGITLSIRSERGLSYLLTAPGDLGMARAYVSGDLALQGVHPGDPYEALRVLKDELRLRPPSLADGLALVRGLGWERLMPPPAPPQEAQPRWKRVVNGLRHSRVRDSTAISHHYDVSNAFYEKVLGPSMTYTCAVYRSPDDTLEQAQAAKYDLVAGKLALKKGMRLLDVGCGWGGMVRHAAREYGVKALGVTLSKAQAQWAQAAIEREGLSELAEVRHLDYRDAPAEQFDAISSIGLTEHIGVRNYPAYFGALRSRLRTGGRLLNHTITRADNRAPHRSGAFIDRYVFPDGELAGPGRLISEVHDAGLEVHHEENLRQHYALTLAAWCRNLVEHWDFCVSEVGAGTARVWGLYMAGSRMAFERNGIQLHQVLATHNGPDGVNGYPLRPDWLP is encoded by the coding sequence ATGAGCCTGACCGATCGAGACCAGGGGGCGGCGAGCGTCCCCGCCACCCCGCCGGCGGGGGGCCGGCCCACCGGTCCGACCGTGGCGGACGTCGTCCGCGCGGTCACCGCCGGGCCGCTGCCAGTGCGGATCATCGGGTACGACGGCAGCGCCGTCGGCCCGGCCGACGCCGGCATCACCCTGTCGATCCGTTCCGAGCGGGGACTGTCGTACCTGCTCACCGCCCCCGGTGACCTGGGCATGGCCCGGGCGTACGTCAGCGGTGACCTGGCGTTGCAGGGGGTGCACCCGGGTGACCCGTACGAGGCGCTGCGGGTGCTCAAGGACGAGTTGCGGCTGCGCCCACCGTCGCTCGCCGACGGGCTGGCGCTGGTGCGCGGGCTGGGCTGGGAGCGGCTGATGCCGCCGCCCGCCCCGCCGCAGGAGGCCCAGCCGCGCTGGAAGCGGGTGGTGAACGGGCTGCGGCACTCGCGGGTGCGCGACAGCACGGCGATCTCGCACCACTACGACGTCTCGAACGCCTTCTACGAGAAGGTGCTCGGCCCGTCGATGACGTACACCTGCGCGGTCTACCGCTCTCCGGACGACACGCTGGAGCAGGCCCAGGCGGCGAAGTACGACCTGGTCGCCGGCAAGCTGGCGCTGAAGAAGGGGATGCGGCTGCTCGACGTGGGCTGCGGCTGGGGTGGGATGGTCCGCCACGCGGCCCGCGAGTACGGCGTCAAGGCGCTCGGGGTGACCCTGTCGAAGGCGCAGGCGCAGTGGGCGCAGGCGGCGATCGAGCGGGAGGGGCTGAGCGAGCTGGCCGAGGTGCGGCACCTGGACTACCGGGACGCGCCGGCGGAGCAGTTCGACGCCATCTCCTCGATCGGGCTGACCGAGCACATCGGGGTGCGCAACTATCCGGCCTACTTCGGGGCGCTGCGGTCCCGACTGCGGACCGGGGGTCGGCTCCTCAACCACACCATCACGCGCGCGGACAACCGCGCGCCGCACCGCTCGGGCGCGTTCATCGACAGGTACGTCTTCCCGGACGGCGAGCTGGCCGGCCCGGGGCGGCTGATCAGCGAGGTGCACGACGCCGGGCTGGAGGTGCACCACGAGGAGAACCTGCGCCAGCACTACGCGCTGACGCTTGCCGCGTGGTGCCGCAACCTGGTGGAGCACTGGGACTTCTGCGTCTCGGAGGTGGGCGCGGGCACGGCCCGGGTGTGGGGGCTCTACATGGCCGGGTCGCGGATGGCGTTCGAACGCAACGGCATCCAGCTGCACCAGGTACTGGCCACCCACAACGGCCCGGACGGTGTGAACGGCTACCCGCTGCGACCGGACTGGTTGCCCTGA
- a CDS encoding winged helix-turn-helix domain-containing protein: MRDVLYLEQIEQAEVLLKPQRVEVLRQLAEPRTCTEVAARLDQTPQRVYYHVKQLVAAGLVELVNERKVRGITEGIYQAAARSYWLSPRLVGRIGLRRARDELSLGYLLDLMEEVQADVAALDRAAPELPSIGVSGEIRVPAEQRPQFLHDLQTALQDLFARYGGSEGDAFKLAVACYPKGNDT; the protein is encoded by the coding sequence ATGAGAGACGTCCTGTACCTGGAGCAGATCGAGCAGGCCGAAGTCCTGCTCAAGCCGCAGCGTGTCGAGGTGCTGCGGCAACTCGCCGAACCGCGCACCTGCACCGAGGTCGCGGCCCGACTCGATCAGACGCCGCAGCGCGTCTACTACCACGTCAAGCAGCTCGTCGCGGCCGGCCTCGTCGAGCTGGTAAACGAGCGCAAGGTCCGGGGCATCACCGAAGGCATCTACCAGGCCGCCGCCCGGTCCTACTGGCTGTCCCCCCGGCTGGTCGGCCGGATCGGGCTGCGCCGGGCCCGCGACGAGCTGAGCCTGGGCTACCTGCTCGACCTGATGGAGGAGGTCCAGGCCGACGTCGCGGCCCTGGACCGTGCCGCCCCCGAGCTGCCCTCGATCGGGGTCTCCGGCGAGATCCGGGTGCCCGCCGAGCAGCGCCCGCAGTTCCTGCACGACCTGCAAACCGCACTTCAGGACCTGTTCGCCCGTTACGGCGGCAGTGAAGGAGATGCCTTCAAGCTCGCCGTCGCCTGCTATCCGAAAGGGAACGACACATGA
- a CDS encoding zinc-ribbon domain-containing protein, whose amino-acid sequence MFFIFGLRTKVDRSGVVQQVCRHCGNHAAQVITRRSTTFTLFFIPLIPVRTRYAQQCTFCGAQYEIATSDAKRLPVG is encoded by the coding sequence ATGTTCTTCATCTTTGGTCTGCGTACCAAGGTCGACCGGTCCGGTGTGGTGCAGCAGGTCTGCCGCCACTGCGGCAACCACGCCGCGCAGGTCATCACCCGCCGGTCGACCACGTTCACCCTCTTCTTCATTCCGCTCATCCCGGTCCGCACCCGGTACGCGCAGCAGTGCACGTTCTGCGGGGCGCAGTACGAGATCGCCACGTCCGACGCCAAGCGCCTCCCGGTCGGCTGA
- a CDS encoding aminoacyl-tRNA deacylase: protein MPSPAITALDAAGLPYRLVSHGAVDSLAEAAAARGVAVPDVVKTIVVRRSADDHLFVLTPGDRVVSWPKLRALLSVQRISMPDAAGALAATGYERGTITPFGASTAWPVIADERLRGREITLGAGERGLAVAVDADAAITALGATVADVTDPQPTR from the coding sequence ATGCCATCGCCCGCCATCACCGCCCTGGACGCCGCCGGACTGCCGTATCGGCTGGTCAGCCACGGTGCGGTCGACAGCCTCGCGGAGGCCGCGGCGGCCCGTGGCGTGGCCGTACCGGACGTGGTCAAGACGATTGTCGTCCGCCGGAGTGCCGACGATCACCTCTTCGTGCTCACCCCCGGGGACCGGGTCGTCTCCTGGCCCAAGCTGCGCGCCCTGCTCAGTGTGCAGCGCATCTCCATGCCGGACGCGGCGGGCGCCCTGGCCGCCACCGGGTACGAACGGGGCACCATCACCCCGTTCGGCGCGAGCACCGCGTGGCCGGTGATCGCCGACGAGCGACTGCGCGGCCGGGAGATCACCCTCGGCGCGGGCGAGCGTGGTCTCGCCGTCGCTGTCGACGCGGACGCCGCGATCACCGCCCTCGGCGCGACTGTGGCCGACGTCACCGACCCGCAGCCCACCCGCTGA
- a CDS encoding vWA domain-containing protein — MVAGNRFRYGQWNGGPDPLAPPYDVREAVDAVGAEVLAGGSLREALRDLLRRGPQGRGGLDDLAARARRLRREALRRGDLDGAVTRAQALLDQALAAERDELRGRDDDGARFAEAVLDNLPRSTARAVEELSGYQWASDDARRSYQQILDQLRDDVLGQRFAGLRDAVRASADPAAQQRLAEMMRDLNDLLARHGRAEDTTDAFAEFMRRHGDFFPERPETVDELIDVLARRSAAGERLMNSLSERQRAELAGLMQQSLGDRLAGELSALDANLRALRPDLRWGRGERVRGDQPLDYADAAGALGEIGELDDLLDQLDQEHPGATLDDVDVDAVARTLGRDAADDVRRLRELERELRRQGWVSRDADGLTLSPKALRRLGGTALRRVFAELTAGPRGQHDLRSAGAAGEVSGASRPWEYGDEQPLDVVRTLTRAVRRAGPTVPLQLAVDDFEVVETEKRASAAVVLCVDLSYSMISQGRWGPMKQTALALAHLMETRFPQDALQIVGFGREAMTLTQQELAAVEPDMEQGTNLQHALRLAARHLRRHPDAEPVVLVVTDGEPTAHLDPDDGEALFHWPPLPETIEATVREVDKLSRYGATLNLFMLGDDPGLRRFVDAVARRSRGRMFTPDTDDLGEYVVSDYLRSRQSRR; from the coding sequence ATCGTGGCCGGCAACCGGTTCCGGTACGGGCAGTGGAACGGCGGGCCCGACCCGCTCGCACCCCCGTACGACGTACGCGAGGCTGTGGACGCGGTCGGCGCCGAGGTGCTGGCCGGCGGCAGCCTGCGGGAGGCGCTGCGCGACCTGCTGCGCCGGGGCCCGCAGGGGCGTGGCGGTCTGGACGACCTGGCCGCCCGGGCGCGACGGCTGCGCCGGGAGGCGCTGCGCCGAGGTGACCTGGACGGCGCGGTGACCCGAGCCCAGGCGCTGCTCGACCAGGCCCTCGCCGCCGAGCGCGACGAGCTGCGGGGCCGCGACGACGACGGCGCGCGGTTCGCCGAGGCGGTGCTCGACAATCTGCCCCGCTCCACCGCCCGGGCGGTCGAGGAGTTGTCCGGCTACCAGTGGGCCAGCGACGACGCCCGCCGCTCGTACCAGCAGATCCTCGACCAGCTCCGCGACGACGTGCTCGGTCAGCGCTTCGCCGGGCTGCGCGACGCGGTGCGCGCGTCCGCCGACCCGGCGGCGCAGCAACGGCTCGCCGAGATGATGCGGGACCTGAACGACCTGCTGGCCCGGCACGGTCGCGCGGAGGACACCACAGACGCGTTCGCCGAGTTCATGCGCCGGCACGGGGACTTCTTCCCGGAGCGGCCGGAGACGGTCGACGAGCTGATCGACGTGCTGGCCCGCCGCTCGGCGGCCGGTGAGCGGCTGATGAACTCGCTCTCCGAGCGGCAGCGCGCCGAACTGGCCGGCCTCATGCAGCAGTCACTCGGCGACCGTCTCGCCGGGGAGCTCTCGGCGCTCGACGCGAACCTGCGGGCGCTGCGACCGGATCTGCGGTGGGGCCGTGGCGAGCGGGTCCGCGGCGACCAGCCGCTGGACTACGCCGACGCGGCCGGCGCGCTGGGTGAGATCGGCGAGCTGGACGACCTGCTGGACCAGCTCGACCAGGAACACCCCGGGGCCACGCTCGACGACGTGGACGTCGACGCGGTGGCCCGGACGCTGGGCCGGGACGCGGCCGACGACGTCCGCCGGCTGCGCGAGTTGGAACGGGAGCTGCGCCGCCAGGGCTGGGTGAGCCGGGACGCGGACGGGCTCACGCTGAGCCCGAAGGCGCTGCGTCGACTCGGCGGCACCGCGCTGCGGCGGGTGTTCGCCGAGCTGACCGCCGGGCCGCGCGGCCAGCACGACCTGCGCTCGGCGGGCGCCGCCGGCGAGGTCAGTGGCGCCTCCCGCCCCTGGGAGTACGGCGACGAGCAGCCGTTGGACGTGGTCCGGACGCTGACCCGGGCGGTCCGCCGGGCCGGTCCGACCGTTCCACTGCAACTCGCCGTTGACGACTTCGAGGTGGTGGAGACCGAGAAGCGGGCTTCCGCGGCGGTGGTGCTCTGCGTCGACCTGTCGTACTCGATGATCTCGCAGGGTCGTTGGGGGCCGATGAAGCAGACGGCGCTGGCGTTGGCGCACCTGATGGAGACCCGTTTCCCGCAGGACGCGTTGCAGATCGTGGGCTTCGGTCGGGAGGCGATGACCCTCACCCAGCAGGAGCTGGCGGCTGTGGAGCCGGACATGGAGCAGGGCACCAACCTGCAGCACGCGCTGCGGCTGGCCGCTCGGCACCTGCGCCGGCATCCGGACGCCGAGCCGGTGGTCCTGGTGGTCACCGACGGGGAGCCGACCGCCCATCTGGACCCGGACGACGGGGAGGCGCTGTTCCACTGGCCGCCGCTGCCGGAGACGATCGAGGCGACCGTCCGCGAGGTCGACAAGCTCAGCCGCTACGGCGCCACGCTCAACCTGTTCATGCTCGGCGACGACCCGGGCCTGCGCCGCTTCGTCGACGCGGTGGCCCGGCGCAGCCGGGGCCGCATGTTCACCCCGGACACCGACGACCTGGGCGAGTACGTGGTGAGCGACTACCTCCGCTCCCGCCAATCCCGCCGCTGA
- a CDS encoding RICIN domain-containing protein, translating to MPVPEERPDPAGTVYGGRRRARSGPLADPLLRLALAVGLVGVLLGVVFATGLLDGDDDEPVVPATVAAPPSAAEPTTAPAEPGPTPSVEPSPTPSATPAVPTAGPRVLRSPSGLCLGLDGNGEKAQAELAACTGGPEQQWVVNPAGADAVTLTNAADGQCLDVEGGSGDDGATVLQFPCHGGANQQWRLSPTGTGPVLVVAVHSGKCAQADDDGAEAGDEIRQRPCDGRPAQQWTLG from the coding sequence ATGCCAGTGCCCGAGGAGCGACCCGACCCCGCCGGCACCGTCTACGGCGGTCGGCGGAGAGCCCGTTCCGGGCCGCTGGCCGACCCGCTGCTGCGGTTGGCGTTGGCGGTCGGGCTGGTGGGCGTACTCCTCGGGGTGGTCTTCGCCACCGGCCTTCTCGACGGCGACGACGACGAGCCGGTGGTGCCCGCGACTGTCGCCGCGCCGCCCAGCGCGGCCGAGCCGACCACCGCGCCGGCCGAGCCGGGCCCGACCCCCTCGGTCGAGCCGTCGCCGACCCCGTCGGCCACCCCGGCCGTCCCGACCGCCGGGCCCCGCGTGCTGCGGTCGCCCTCCGGGCTCTGCCTCGGGCTCGACGGGAACGGCGAGAAGGCGCAGGCCGAGTTGGCCGCCTGCACCGGCGGCCCGGAGCAGCAGTGGGTCGTCAACCCGGCCGGCGCGGACGCGGTGACGTTGACGAACGCCGCCGACGGGCAGTGCCTCGACGTCGAGGGCGGCAGCGGTGACGACGGGGCGACGGTGCTGCAGTTTCCCTGTCACGGTGGGGCGAACCAGCAGTGGCGGCTGAGTCCGACAGGCACCGGCCCGGTGCTTGTCGTCGCGGTGCACAGCGGCAAGTGCGCGCAGGCCGACGACGACGGCGCCGAGGCCGGGGACGAGATCCGGCAGCGACCCTGCGACGGCCGGCCCGCCCAGCAGTGGACTCTGGGCTGA
- a CDS encoding GlxA family transcriptional regulator has protein sequence MRNNRAMSTGPHRIAVLALDHVVGLDLGTPSQVFSTARAADDTHFYDVQVCTPGGRPVRSTAGFQVLPDHGLELLDTADTVIVPGIHDSAVLTSSAIEPEVAGALRSAYERGARIMSICTGAFVLAAAGLLDGRRATTHWAYAEQFRRLHDRVDLDPDVLFIVDDRVFTSAGVAAGIDLCLHVIRLDHGSEVANRAARRCVMPPWRDGGQAQYIEQPVPRATDTSTAGAREWARQRLHEPITLRDLAEQVRMSVRTFTRRFRSETGLSPAQWLLQQRTDHARLLLETTDLTVDQIAHRCGFGTTAALRQQLHHRIGVAPSTYRRTFHPRPELVES, from the coding sequence ATGCGCAATAATCGGGCCATGAGCACTGGCCCGCACCGGATCGCCGTCCTCGCCCTCGACCACGTCGTCGGCCTCGACCTGGGCACCCCGTCCCAGGTCTTCAGCACCGCCCGGGCCGCCGACGACACCCACTTCTACGACGTACAGGTGTGCACCCCAGGTGGGCGGCCGGTCCGCAGCACTGCCGGTTTCCAGGTGCTCCCCGACCATGGTCTGGAGCTGCTCGACACCGCCGACACGGTGATCGTCCCCGGCATCCACGACAGCGCCGTGCTGACCTCGAGCGCCATCGAGCCGGAGGTGGCCGGGGCGCTGCGGTCGGCGTACGAGCGGGGTGCCCGGATCATGTCGATCTGCACCGGGGCCTTCGTGCTGGCCGCCGCGGGCCTGCTCGACGGACGCCGGGCCACCACCCACTGGGCGTACGCCGAGCAGTTCCGCCGCCTGCACGACCGGGTGGACCTCGACCCGGACGTGCTCTTCATCGTCGACGACCGGGTGTTCACCTCGGCCGGAGTGGCCGCCGGCATCGACCTCTGCCTGCACGTCATCCGCCTCGACCACGGCAGCGAGGTCGCCAACCGGGCGGCGCGGCGCTGCGTGATGCCGCCGTGGCGCGACGGCGGTCAGGCGCAGTACATCGAGCAGCCGGTGCCGAGGGCCACCGACACCAGCACGGCGGGCGCCCGGGAGTGGGCGCGGCAGCGGCTGCACGAGCCGATCACCCTGCGCGACCTCGCCGAGCAGGTCCGGATGAGCGTCCGCACCTTCACCAGGCGCTTCCGCTCGGAGACCGGCCTGAGCCCGGCCCAGTGGCTGCTGCAACAGCGCACCGACCACGCGCGACTGCTGCTGGAGACGACCGACCTCACCGTCGACCAGATCGCCCACCGCTGCGGTTTCGGCACGACGGCCGCCCTGCGCCAGCAACTGCACCACCGCATCGGGGTGGCCCCGTCCACCTACCGCCGCACCTTCCACCCTCGCCCCGAGTTGGTCGAAAGCTGA
- a CDS encoding SRPBCC family protein, with amino-acid sequence MSDPLKVQARLSAPVGRVREALTDPAELRLWLAEHAEVELPQRYEFWGRYTPEGDAPHQRLLHADDDTLRFGWLLDGVETTTELQLTAEGTDSTVLTLTQSHFDFNEAMTGSSIRGVLQTYWALSIANLAAHLEGRPLLPRTDFTSADLRGELVIAAPIDKVWESLADSEQASAWFGYPIGIEPWVGGRYAMGGFENGFAAKIVDLEPGRKMSVDWGPTGVTNWELAESDGRTTLTFVQSGFDETNPPYAAWTGSVSGLAELRRFHEVPDWQPIWISTEVPGLEPEPSGAAS; translated from the coding sequence ATGAGTGACCCGTTGAAGGTCCAGGCCCGCCTCTCCGCGCCCGTCGGGCGCGTCCGTGAGGCACTGACCGACCCGGCCGAGCTGCGGCTCTGGCTGGCCGAGCACGCCGAGGTCGAGCTGCCCCAGCGGTACGAGTTCTGGGGCCGCTACACGCCCGAGGGTGACGCCCCGCACCAGCGCCTGCTGCACGCCGACGACGACACGTTGCGCTTCGGCTGGCTGCTCGACGGGGTGGAGACCACCACCGAGCTGCAGTTGACCGCAGAGGGCACCGACAGCACTGTGCTCACGCTGACGCAGAGCCACTTCGACTTCAACGAGGCGATGACCGGCTCCAGCATCCGTGGCGTGCTGCAGACGTACTGGGCGCTGTCCATCGCCAACCTGGCCGCACACCTGGAGGGTCGGCCGCTGCTGCCCCGCACCGACTTCACCTCCGCCGACCTGCGCGGCGAGCTGGTCATCGCCGCCCCCATCGACAAGGTGTGGGAGTCGCTTGCCGATTCCGAGCAGGCCAGCGCCTGGTTCGGCTACCCCATCGGGATCGAGCCGTGGGTCGGCGGCCGGTACGCGATGGGCGGCTTCGAGAACGGCTTCGCGGCCAAGATCGTCGACCTGGAGCCCGGCCGGAAGATGTCAGTGGACTGGGGCCCGACCGGCGTCACGAACTGGGAGCTGGCCGAGTCCGACGGCCGGACCACGCTCACCTTCGTGCAGAGCGGCTTCGACGAGACCAACCCCCCGTACGCGGCCTGGACCGGGTCGGTGTCCGGCCTGGCCGAGCTGCGCCGATTCCACGAGGTGCCGGACTGGCAGCCGATCTGGATCTCGACCGAGGTGCCCGGCCTGGAGCCCGAGCCCTCCGGAGCGGCAAGCTGA
- a CDS encoding FAD-binding oxidoreductase produces the protein MRAERVDHPIDHDEAVDTLRRSYAAVPTGEPVRLAKRTSNLFRPRSAPRTPGLDVSGLNRVLAVDASARTADVQGMCTYEDLVDATLPHGLMPLVVPQLRTITLGGAVTGLGIESTSFRNGLPHESVREMDILTGSGEIVTARPDGEHADLFTAFPNSLGSLGYATRLRIELQPIGRYVALRNIRFTQLEALTDAIAEVTATRSWAGEPVDVMDGVMFSPGEAYLILGTFTDTADPPSDYTGQAIYYRSLRRRTRDVLTAYDYLWRWDTDWFWCSAAFGAQHPVVRRLWPARYRRSDVYHRLVRLEHRHQVAARLDRLRGQPARERVVQDVEIPLDRTADFLRWFAGSVGMTPVWLCPLRLREPAGPGSARSWPLYPLHGGQDYVNIGFWGSVSIAPGAADGDVNRTIERRVSESGGHKSLYSDAYYDRDAFDRLYGGETWRAVKDRYDPDHRLTGLYEKAVARA, from the coding sequence ATGCGCGCTGAGCGTGTGGATCACCCCATTGACCATGATGAAGCGGTGGACACGCTGCGGCGGTCGTACGCCGCGGTGCCCACGGGCGAGCCTGTCCGGCTGGCCAAACGCACCTCCAACCTGTTCCGCCCCCGGTCCGCGCCCCGGACCCCGGGCCTCGACGTAAGTGGCCTCAACCGGGTGCTCGCGGTGGACGCGAGCGCGCGCACCGCCGACGTGCAGGGCATGTGCACGTACGAGGACCTGGTCGACGCGACGCTGCCGCACGGGCTGATGCCCCTGGTGGTGCCGCAACTACGCACCATCACCCTCGGCGGGGCGGTGACCGGCCTGGGGATCGAGTCGACCTCCTTCCGCAACGGCCTGCCCCACGAGTCGGTACGCGAGATGGACATCCTCACCGGCTCGGGCGAGATCGTCACCGCCCGGCCGGACGGGGAGCACGCCGACCTGTTCACCGCGTTCCCCAACTCGCTTGGCAGCCTCGGGTACGCGACCCGGCTGCGGATCGAGCTGCAACCGATCGGCCGGTACGTGGCGTTGCGCAACATCCGGTTCACCCAACTGGAGGCGCTCACCGACGCGATCGCCGAGGTGACCGCCACCCGGTCCTGGGCCGGCGAGCCGGTCGACGTGATGGACGGCGTGATGTTCAGCCCCGGCGAGGCGTACCTGATCCTGGGCACGTTCACCGACACGGCCGACCCGCCCAGCGACTACACCGGCCAGGCGATCTACTACCGGTCGCTGCGTCGGCGCACCCGCGACGTGCTCACCGCGTACGACTATCTGTGGCGCTGGGACACCGACTGGTTCTGGTGTTCGGCGGCGTTCGGCGCGCAGCACCCGGTCGTGCGCAGGCTCTGGCCGGCGCGTTACCGACGCAGCGACGTCTACCACCGACTGGTCCGCCTCGAGCACCGGCACCAGGTGGCGGCGCGGCTCGACCGGCTGCGCGGCCAGCCGGCCCGCGAGCGGGTCGTGCAGGACGTGGAGATCCCGCTGGACCGTACGGCCGACTTCCTGCGCTGGTTCGCGGGCAGCGTGGGGATGACCCCGGTGTGGCTCTGCCCGTTGCGGTTGCGCGAGCCGGCCGGTCCCGGTTCGGCGCGGTCCTGGCCGCTGTATCCGCTCCACGGGGGGCAGGACTACGTCAACATTGGTTTCTGGGGGAGCGTGTCGATCGCGCCCGGCGCCGCCGACGGCGACGTCAACCGCACGATCGAACGCAGGGTGTCGGAGTCGGGCGGGCACAAGTCGCTCTACTCGGACGCGTACTACGACCGGGACGCCTTCGATCGCCTCTACGGCGGCGAGACCTGGCGCGCGGTGAAGGACCGCTACGACCCGGACCACCGGCTGACGGGACTGTACGAAAAGGCGGTAGCACGAGCATGA
- a CDS encoding MFS transporter, whose product MTKNRRLHPAWFVAAVAFVALVGAAGFRATPSVLLHPLHAEFGWPLATISAAVSVNLLLYGLTAPFAAALMDRFGIRRVVSVALLLVAAGSGLTVFMTASWQLLLCWGVLVGLGTGSMALAFVATVTGRWFVRRRGLVTGVLTAGGAAGQLIFLPLIAVLVRDHGWRTAALVVAGAALAVVPLVVWLLREHPADLDLPAYGATEVVAAPPPTGGAATRALGALAAAARTRPFWLLAGGFAICGATTNGLVGTHFVPAAHDHGMAETTAAGLLALVGLFDIVGTIASGWLTDRVDSRLLLGAYYALRGLSLLVLPSLFAGTAKPSMLVFIVFYGLDWVATVPPTVALCREYFGGAGAVVFGWVFAAHQFGAALAATGAGLVRDRLGDYALAWYVAGALSIGAAGLSLLLRRRPGRPVPEAVLVAATAPRAWSFRG is encoded by the coding sequence GTGACCAAGAACCGTCGCCTGCATCCCGCCTGGTTCGTCGCCGCCGTCGCCTTCGTGGCGCTTGTCGGCGCGGCCGGCTTCCGCGCCACCCCGTCGGTGCTGCTGCACCCGTTGCACGCGGAGTTCGGCTGGCCGCTCGCCACCATCTCCGCCGCCGTCTCGGTCAACCTGCTCCTCTACGGGCTCACCGCGCCGTTCGCCGCCGCGCTGATGGACCGCTTCGGCATCCGTCGGGTGGTGTCGGTGGCGCTGCTGCTGGTCGCCGCGGGCAGTGGCCTGACGGTCTTCATGACCGCGAGCTGGCAGTTGCTGCTGTGCTGGGGCGTCCTCGTCGGCCTGGGCACCGGCTCGATGGCGCTGGCGTTCGTGGCGACAGTCACCGGGCGCTGGTTCGTCCGGCGGCGGGGCCTCGTCACCGGGGTGCTGACCGCGGGCGGGGCGGCCGGCCAACTGATCTTCCTGCCACTGATCGCCGTGCTGGTGCGCGACCACGGGTGGCGCACGGCGGCGCTCGTCGTGGCCGGAGCCGCCCTGGCGGTCGTACCCCTGGTGGTGTGGCTGCTGCGCGAACACCCGGCGGATCTCGACCTGCCCGCCTACGGCGCGACCGAGGTCGTCGCGGCGCCGCCGCCGACCGGCGGCGCGGCGACCCGGGCGCTTGGCGCGCTTGCCGCCGCGGCCCGGACCCGGCCGTTCTGGCTGCTGGCCGGCGGGTTCGCGATCTGCGGCGCCACCACCAACGGCCTCGTCGGTACGCACTTCGTGCCGGCCGCGCACGACCACGGCATGGCCGAGACCACGGCGGCCGGGCTGCTCGCCCTGGTGGGCCTCTTCGACATCGTCGGCACGATCGCCTCCGGCTGGCTCACCGACCGGGTGGACAGCCGGCTGCTGCTCGGCGCCTACTACGCCCTGCGCGGGCTGTCGCTGCTGGTGCTGCCCAGCCTGTTCGCGGGCACCGCGAAGCCGAGCATGCTTGTGTTCATCGTCTTCTACGGCCTGGACTGGGTGGCCACCGTGCCGCCGACGGTGGCGCTGTGCCGGGAGTACTTCGGCGGCGCCGGGGCGGTCGTGTTCGGCTGGGTGTTCGCCGCCCACCAGTTCGGGGCGGCGCTCGCGGCGACGGGCGCGGGACTGGTCCGCGACCGGCTCGGCGACTACGCGCTGGCCTGGTACGTGGCCGGCGCGTTGTCGATAGGCGCGGCCGGACTGTCGTTGCTGCTGCGCCGACGGCCGGGCCGGCCGGTGCCGGAGGCAGTCCTGGTCGCCGCGACCGCACCCCGGGCGTGGAGCTTCCGAGGCTGA